A window of Geothrix edaphica genomic DNA:
GGGCAAGGTGCTGGCCTTCGACATCAGCGTGCCGCGGAGCCGCATGGCCGCCTTCACCGATGCCGCCGTGGCGCTGCTGGCCAAGGACTATCCCTTCGTCCGCTGCTGCGACTTCGGGCACTGGGGTGACGGTGGGACCCATCTCAATCTGGTGTGGAACGAGGCCGAGTCGCCCCGGCCGACGCCGGTGATCATCGAGGAGCTGCAGTCGCGCATCTACGAGCTGGCGGTGCGCGGCTTCGAGGGTTCGTACAGCGCCGAGCACGGGGTCGGCCCGCACAATCAGCGCTTCTATGATGCCTACACCCCTGAACCGGTGAAGGCCGTGAACCAGGCGCTCAAGCAGCAACTGGATCCCAAGGGCCTGCTGGGCACCACCCGGCTCGGTCCCCGGCCCTGATCGCGGCCGGAGGCATTCCAAGGTAGATTCGAGGTCTCCAGGGAGTTTTCATGCGCCCATCCACCCTCGCCCTCCTGCTTTGCACGCCCCTGCTGGCCCAGGCGCCCGCGCTCAAGGCGGATCCCTTCGAGGCCGTGCGATTCCTGGGCGGCGATTGGGTGGGGGAGTCGGACGGGAAGGCCGGCTCGCCCAGCGGTGCGGCCACCTTCCGCTTCGAGCTGGAGGGGAAGGCCCTGGTGCGGCGCAGCCACGCGGATTACCCAGCCGCCAATGGCCGGCCGGCCGCCCACCACGAGGACCTGATGACGGTCTTCGTCGAGGGCGGCCAGCTCAAGGCCTTCTATGTGGACAACGAGGGCCACGTCATCCGCTACCTGGCGGCCGCCGTGCCCCATGGCGTGGCCTTCACCAGCGAGCCGGCCCCGGGCCCCCGGTTCCGTCTCACCTATCTTCGCGGGACTGCCGACACCGTCGCCATCCGCTTCGAGATCGCTCCGCCCAACGCCCCCGACGTCTTCAAGACCTACCTGGAGGGTGTCACCCGCAGGGTGAAGTGACCTTTTAATGTTTTTACCTGGATGCAAAACGGCCCCCGGTTTCCGGGGGCCGTTTTGCATCTGGCAAAAAACTCAAGCCTTGGAATGCGGCTTCTGTTCCCAGAACCGTGCTGGCGCAGCGCAGATGGCCATGAAGACCAGCTGGCTGACGATGAACCCGGTCAGGGCGTAGAAGGCCTGGTCCATGAAGCCATAGGAGTGCAGGCCCACGCCCAGCATGTTCACGCCGAACCAGGAGCAGGCTGTGATCACGTTGCCGAAGATGGCCATCACCATGGTGCCGCGCTCACGCACGTAGCCTGCCCAGCGGGCGTGAAGGATGATGGCGTTCCACAGCACGATGAGCAGGGCGCCGTTCTCCTTGGGATCCCAGCCCCAGAAGCGGCCCCAGGACTGGTCGGCCCAGATGCCGCCCAGCACGGTGCCCACGAAGCTGAAGAAGAGGGCGAAGCAGATGATGCCGTAGGCCATGTCCACGAGGGCCTTGTCCGTCTCCACATCCACCTTGGCGACGATGTGCTTCCGGATGGCGTAGCCGATGGCGATGGCGCCCGCGAGGAAGGTGCCGGAATAGCCGATGGTGATGGTCACGACGTGGGTGGCCAGCCAGAAGTTGGAGTCCAGCACGGCCCGCATCATCTCCATGGTGTCGCCTTCGGTGCCCAGGTTCTGGGCCACGATGAGGGACGCGAAGCCCGCGGCGGCGGCCACGGCCGTGCCGAAGCCCTTGCGGTACATCCGCTCCACGATGAGGCCCAGGATCACCGCGCCCCAGCCCACGAACACGGCGGAGGAGTAGAGGTTCGTCACCGGGGGGCGGCCCTGGAGGATGATGCGCGCCGCCAGGCCCAGGGTGTGGACGATGGCGCCGGCGAAGAGCAGCGAATAGGCCGTGGGGCGCAGCAGCTCGGGCTTGTAGATCCAGGACACGCACAGGACGAGGAAGGCCACGAAGTAGATCGACAGGCCCACGAAGAAGGGCTGGGCGCGGTTGAAGACGATCTCGTTGTTCGCGTGGCTCAGGGCGCCGGGCTTCAGGGTGCTGACCACACCCTTCATGTCGGCCAGGGCGGCATTGAAGCTGGCGGCATCATTGGCGAGGTAGGCCGCGTTGAGCCGGGCGAGGGGCACCAGGGCCGGGTGGACGCCCTGGCCGGAAGCCATGGCGCGGAGGCCCTCACCCACGTTCTTCCACGCATCGGGGTTGCCACCGGGCAGGGGCGGCAGGATGCGGAAGGCCGCGAGCTGCATCAGTTCCTGGTGACGGGCGGCAGCCTCGGCATCGCCGATGGACTGGAGCTCCCAGCCGAGGCCAGGCGACCCCGCCAGCTGGAGGGTGTTCCGCAGCTTGTAGTAGAGGTAGGCGCGGTCGAACAGGTTCACGATGGCGCTCTGGAAGCGGGTCCGCTTCTGGGGCGCGATGGGCTGGGCGGTCTGCGCCTGCTTCTGGATCTCCTCCAGGTGGGTGGAGAGGTCGGCGAAGCTGAAGTAGTTGCGGTTCTTGGTCTGCTTGGCGCCGATGAGGCCGATGACATCCGGATCATCGATGACGAAGATGGGCTGCTGGTCGGCCACCTGGGGCCGGAACATCACGTCGAGGATCCACTCGTCGGGCCCGATGGTGCGTCCCTGGTAGCGGAAGCCCTGGCGGCTGTGGATGACCAGGAGGGAGTTGCGGGCCAGGGAATCCAGCGGCTTGACGCGTCCGCCATCGAGGATGGGCAGGTTGCCGAAGCCAGCGGCATCGAAGCCGCGGACCTTGCCGCCCGGCAGGGCGACGACCAGCGCGATGAGCAGAGCGAGGACGCCGGCGCCCCAGGCGAGGTATTTCTGCACGAAGGTCATGTCAGCCCTCCTTCTTGTCCTGGCGCCGCTTCAGCGAGCGTCGCAGGACGATGGCGAAGTGCACGAGCAGGCCCAGCGAGACCAGCACGCACGACACATAGGGGAGAAGCCAGCCGGGATTTTCGACCACGGAAAGGACGGACAGGGTGTCGTTCTTGCCAAAGCTCGCCTGGTAGAAGGTCTTGCCCTCGTACCGCAGCGGCTGGTTCATGTAGATGAGCACCTCCCGGGATTCCTTCTGGGAGGGGTTCACCACCTGCACCAGGCTCGAGAAGTTCTTGGGGATGTCGGTGCCGGGGTACACGTCATGCCGGAACTGCTTGAGCGTGAAGGAGTACGGAAGGTACTGGCGGCGCAGGCGCATGGAGAGCGCGTAGGTGCGGCCCTCGTGGGTGAAGGACTGGGGTGCCCCGATGGCCATGGAGGCCAGCCAGATGCCATAGCTGCGGCCACCGGCCACCGGCTCCACGAACACGGAGCCCGTGTTCATCTCATTGTCGTTGGTGACGGTGGGCCGCTCGACGACGGAGACACCAGGGCCGATGCCGGCGGTGGCCAGGGACGGCTGGGCTCCGGGCGGCAGGTTCGAAAGCTCCGAATTGGGGAAGTAGCGCTTCACGTTCAGGGTGATGGGCGTGCCGGGGATGGCGATGGCGCCCCCCTTGGCCAGCAGGGTGTCCGGTACCGAGTAGACCTCGTCCCAGGTGGGGTCGGTCGTGTCGATGACGGCCAGCTCCATGTTCTTGTAGCTCTGGACGTAGTTGACGGTCTGGCCCACCTCGATGGAGAGGTTGGTGTCCACCTGCATCAGGCCGGCCACGAACTCGCCGGCGAACAGGATCACCAGGCCCGCGTGGACCAGCCACATGCCGGCCTTGGTCCAGGTGCGCTGGATGTCGAGGGTCTTGGCGATGAGGTTGAGGGTGAGCATGAGGCCCACCAGGCCGCCGCCCGGGAACGTGGGGATCGGGAAGGGCAGGAAGCTGAACTGGTGCCAGACGAAGAAGCTGCGCATGTAGGCGTTCACGGCACCGGCCGTGCCCAGTTCCACCTGGGCCAGGGTGCAGAACACCACGAGGAGCATGAGCAGGGCCAGCAGCACGATGGTGAGCTGGAAGGACTTGAAGAAAGCCCAGGTGCGGGAGGCGAGTGTCTTAATCAAGGCGGAGGCTCTCCAGGATGCGCATGAAGTCAGGCTTGGCCTTGGCCACGGGACCGGCGTCGCCCGTGAGCTTGAGGAACCAGGTGTTCCCGTCCGGCGTGGAGATCAGGCCGGCCACCATGCGGCTCTTGGCCTGGCCCTGGCTGGTGAAGTCGTAGACGTTCAGGTCGCCGGCCTTGGACTTGACCACCACGCGGGCGGCGGCCAGGGTCGTCTCGTCGATGGGACCCAGGCCGATCTGGCCACGCCAGCGGTTCACGTTCGCCAGCTCGCCACCGGCGGGTCCGGGCAGCACCACCACCGTGGTTTCGTTCTTGCCCGGCACCGGCGACTTGAAGGTGGCGAAGCGCATCCCCTCGCCGGGAACCTCGCTCCAGCCCTTGGGCAGGGACCACTTCAGGGAACCCTGGCCCGTGGGCCTGGGCGGGGCGGGCATGTCGCCGGTGGCGGGGGGCATGCCCTGGGCGTGCTCCTCGTGGCCCGGGTGGTCCGGGTGATCGGCGACGGCCTCCTTGGGCACGCGGAAATGGCTCACCTGGTCGCGGCCGCATCCGACGGCCAGGGCCAGGAGGCCGGTACCGGCCAGGAGGGAGGCCTTCGCGACGAAGGACCTGGAATGGCGGGGAAACATCGATGTTTTCAACAAAGGGTTCCTCTAGGACACATCAGAATACCGGACCTTCCGGGGTGGAGACACGTGACATTGGGCAAAGGCTTACAGGTCGAAAGGCCGGACCGCTTCATCGATGAGTCTGGCCAACTGCTGATCCTTCTCTGTGATACCTCCAGCGTCGTGGGTGGTCAGGGCGATCCTGACGTGGCCCCAGCCAAAGATGATATCTGGGTGGTGATTCATGGCCTCCGAAGGTTCCACTACGGCGGTCACAATCCGGAAGGCGGTCATGAAATCCGGCGTCCGGAACTCCCGGACCAGGCATCCGTCCTGCTCGATCCAGCTCATGGTCTCGCCTCCTGGGCCAGGGTGGCCTCCAGCTCCGCCAGCTCCGCCTGGAGGAGCCATTCGTCCGGGTGGGCCCGGGCCCGGTCAGCCAGAGTCCGGAGGCGCAGACCATCGGGCTCCTCCCGCAGGGCCCGGGCTTCCACGTAGAGCCCGGCCAGCTCCGCGGAC
This region includes:
- a CDS encoding cytochrome c biogenesis protein ResB, whose amino-acid sequence is MIKTLASRTWAFFKSFQLTIVLLALLMLLVVFCTLAQVELGTAGAVNAYMRSFFVWHQFSFLPFPIPTFPGGGLVGLMLTLNLIAKTLDIQRTWTKAGMWLVHAGLVILFAGEFVAGLMQVDTNLSIEVGQTVNYVQSYKNMELAVIDTTDPTWDEVYSVPDTLLAKGGAIAIPGTPITLNVKRYFPNSELSNLPPGAQPSLATAGIGPGVSVVERPTVTNDNEMNTGSVFVEPVAGGRSYGIWLASMAIGAPQSFTHEGRTYALSMRLRRQYLPYSFTLKQFRHDVYPGTDIPKNFSSLVQVVNPSQKESREVLIYMNQPLRYEGKTFYQASFGKNDTLSVLSVVENPGWLLPYVSCVLVSLGLLVHFAIVLRRSLKRRQDKKEG
- a CDS encoding cytochrome c biogenesis protein gives rise to the protein MTFVQKYLAWGAGVLALLIALVVALPGGKVRGFDAAGFGNLPILDGGRVKPLDSLARNSLLVIHSRQGFRYQGRTIGPDEWILDVMFRPQVADQQPIFVIDDPDVIGLIGAKQTKNRNYFSFADLSTHLEEIQKQAQTAQPIAPQKRTRFQSAIVNLFDRAYLYYKLRNTLQLAGSPGLGWELQSIGDAEAAARHQELMQLAAFRILPPLPGGNPDAWKNVGEGLRAMASGQGVHPALVPLARLNAAYLANDAASFNAALADMKGVVSTLKPGALSHANNEIVFNRAQPFFVGLSIYFVAFLVLCVSWIYKPELLRPTAYSLLFAGAIVHTLGLAARIILQGRPPVTNLYSSAVFVGWGAVILGLIVERMYRKGFGTAVAAAAGFASLIVAQNLGTEGDTMEMMRAVLDSNFWLATHVVTITIGYSGTFLAGAIAIGYAIRKHIVAKVDVETDKALVDMAYGIICFALFFSFVGTVLGGIWADQSWGRFWGWDPKENGALLIVLWNAIILHARWAGYVRERGTMVMAIFGNVITACSWFGVNMLGVGLHSYGFMDQAFYALTGFIVSQLVFMAICAAPARFWEQKPHSKA
- a CDS encoding 4a-hydroxytetrahydrobiopterin dehydratase; translated protein: MSWIEQDGCLVREFRTPDFMTAFRIVTAVVEPSEAMNHHPDIIFGWGHVRIALTTHDAGGITEKDQQLARLIDEAVRPFDL